In one window of Paraflavitalea soli DNA:
- a CDS encoding bifunctional riboflavin kinase/FAD synthetase has protein sequence MKVYHSTDNIPAFNRAVLTIGTFDGVHLGHWQILEQLQEEARRIGGETVIITFHPHPRKVVSAEQPAFHLLNTIEERIELLEKCGIDHLVIVPFTADFAQQTPEAYIEHFLIEKFHPHTIIIGYDHRFGQGRTGNYKLLEVYSARSGFRLMEIPPHVIDENTVSSTRIRQAILESRIEQANSLLGYDFFFEGTVVEGNKLGRVLGYPTANLRMENEEKLVPGNGIYVVEAEIMDRESAIGNRQSFDSPIALPGTIKGMMSIGIRPTITDNRRTIEVNLFDFNTNIYGRTLRVYVKKYLRAEEKFDGLEALKEQLAKDKEDTLHYFGLNSSS, from the coding sequence ATGAAAGTTTACCATTCTACAGACAATATACCTGCCTTTAACCGGGCGGTGCTCACCATAGGTACATTCGACGGGGTACACCTGGGGCATTGGCAAATACTGGAGCAATTACAGGAAGAAGCCCGGCGGATAGGCGGAGAAACGGTCATTATCACGTTCCATCCGCACCCCCGCAAAGTGGTTTCGGCTGAACAGCCTGCTTTTCACCTGCTCAATACGATTGAGGAAAGGATTGAATTGCTGGAAAAATGTGGTATTGATCACCTGGTGATCGTACCCTTTACCGCTGATTTTGCGCAGCAGACGCCGGAGGCCTATATAGAGCATTTTTTGATAGAAAAGTTCCATCCGCATACGATCATCATCGGATACGACCACCGCTTTGGACAGGGCCGTACAGGCAATTATAAACTATTGGAAGTCTATAGCGCGCGTTCAGGCTTCCGGCTAATGGAGATACCGCCGCATGTCATTGACGAGAATACAGTGAGCTCTACACGCATCAGGCAGGCCATCCTGGAAAGCCGGATCGAACAGGCCAATAGCTTACTGGGCTATGATTTCTTTTTCGAAGGCACGGTAGTGGAAGGTAATAAACTGGGCAGGGTGTTGGGCTATCCCACCGCCAACCTGCGCATGGAAAACGAGGAAAAACTGGTACCGGGCAATGGCATCTATGTGGTGGAAGCGGAGATCATGGATCGTGAATCGGCAATCGGCAATCGGCAATCTTTTGATTCGCCGATCGCTCTCCCGGGAACCATCAAAGGCATGATGAGCATCGGCATACGACCTACTATCACGGATAACAGGCGAACCATCGAGGTAAACCTGTTTGACTTCAATACCAACATCTATGGACGTACGCTTCGGGTATACGTAAAGAAATACCTGCGGGCGGAAGAAAAGTTTGATGGCCTGGAAGCACTGAAGGAGCAACTGGCCAAAGACAAGGAAGACACGCTTCATTATTTTGGCCTTAATTCATCATCTTAG
- the holA gene encoding DNA polymerase III subunit delta yields the protein MSAEKILSDWKKKQFKPIYWLEGEEDFFIDKVVNYAEHHILSEAEAGFNLTVFYGKDASWPDIINACRRYPMFSDKQVVLLKEAQQMRDIDKLEPYIENPLKSTIFVVSYKEKKVDGRSKLAKTLKEKGEMLTTKKMYDNQLPDWTNELVQSKGYSMSQKALLLLVDHIGNDLSRINNEIDKMLVNLGERKNITEDDIEKYVGVSKEYNPFELQSAVASRDLAKAMRIIQYFEANPKAAPIQLVLPALYNLFSKTYMIFGQTAKDDKTIALNIGVNAWFVKDYLLTAKNYGYGGTESALLLLHQYNLKSIGVNDVGTSDASLLKEMVAKMMN from the coding sequence ATGTCTGCTGAAAAAATACTATCTGATTGGAAGAAAAAGCAATTTAAACCTATCTATTGGCTGGAAGGAGAGGAAGATTTCTTTATTGATAAGGTTGTTAACTATGCCGAGCACCATATCCTGAGTGAGGCGGAGGCTGGTTTTAACCTCACTGTATTTTATGGTAAGGACGCCAGCTGGCCTGATATCATCAATGCATGCCGCCGGTATCCCATGTTTTCAGACAAGCAGGTCGTATTGTTAAAAGAAGCCCAGCAAATGCGGGATATTGACAAATTGGAACCTTATATAGAGAATCCTTTAAAGTCTACCATCTTCGTTGTATCATATAAAGAAAAAAAAGTAGATGGCCGTAGCAAGCTGGCAAAGACCCTCAAAGAAAAAGGGGAGATGCTTACAACCAAAAAGATGTATGATAACCAGCTGCCCGACTGGACCAACGAACTGGTGCAGTCAAAAGGTTATTCCATGTCTCAGAAAGCTTTGTTGCTCCTGGTGGACCATATTGGGAATGACCTTAGCCGCATCAACAATGAGATCGATAAGATGCTGGTGAACCTGGGCGAGCGCAAGAATATTACCGAAGATGATATTGAAAAATATGTAGGTGTAAGCAAGGAATACAACCCATTTGAACTGCAAAGCGCCGTTGCTTCCAGGGACCTTGCCAAAGCCATGCGCATCATCCAGTATTTTGAGGCTAATCCCAAAGCAGCGCCTATCCAGCTGGTATTGCCCGCCCTGTACAACCTGTTCAGTAAAACCTATATGATCTTTGGGCAGACTGCCAAAGATGATAAAACAATTGCGCTGAATATCGGTGTTAATGCCTGGTTTGTGAAAGACTACCTGCTTACCGCAAAAAATTACGGGTACGGGGGTACTGAAAGCGCCTTGCTATTATTACATCAATACAACCTCAAAAGCATTGGTGTGAATGATGTGGGTACATCAGACGCTTCCCTGTTGAAAGAGATGGTGGCTAAGATGATGAATTAA
- a CDS encoding AIR synthase related protein, which translates to MSLYSQRGVSAQKEEVHKATEKLDKGLYPYAFCKIYPDYLTGDNNAVNLMHADGAGTKSILAYLYWKETGDISVWKGIAQDAIVMNLDDLLCVGIHDNLLFSSTIDRNKSRVPGEVLEVIINGTQEFFDELKQYGVNIHFLGGETADVGDVVRTIAVNGTMTARWPKQQLVTNEKIQPGDVIVGFASYGQAVYETTYNSGIGSNGLTSARHDVLGKFYAQQFKESYENSLSDEVVYIGPHKMTDSLKDAGYDLEAGSQLTTHNLSRHSGSSQLTIGQLLLSPTRTYAPLLKELFNKHFDAIHGLIHCSGGGQTKCMKYLPGDFRIVKDNLFEPPVIFKIIQKASGSDLREMYQVFNMGHRLEVFTPEASAAAIIQAAEALGIEAKIVGRVEAGTKKELVLRTAGEEIIF; encoded by the coding sequence ATGAGTTTATATTCACAGCGGGGCGTGTCTGCTCAGAAAGAAGAAGTTCACAAGGCTACCGAGAAACTGGATAAGGGTTTATATCCCTACGCTTTTTGCAAAATATACCCCGATTACCTCACGGGCGATAACAATGCAGTCAACCTGATGCACGCCGATGGCGCCGGTACCAAAAGTATCCTGGCTTATCTCTACTGGAAGGAAACGGGCGATATTTCCGTTTGGAAAGGCATTGCCCAGGATGCCATTGTAATGAACCTCGATGACCTGCTTTGTGTAGGTATTCACGATAACCTGCTTTTCTCCTCTACCATCGACCGCAATAAATCGCGCGTACCAGGTGAAGTGCTGGAAGTGATCATCAATGGCACACAGGAATTCTTTGATGAATTAAAACAATACGGTGTCAATATCCATTTCCTGGGCGGAGAGACTGCCGATGTAGGCGACGTGGTGCGCACCATTGCAGTAAATGGAACCATGACTGCCCGCTGGCCCAAACAACAACTGGTGACCAACGAAAAGATCCAGCCTGGTGATGTGATTGTAGGTTTTGCCAGCTATGGACAAGCCGTTTATGAAACCACTTACAACAGCGGTATTGGCAGTAATGGCCTTACCAGCGCCCGGCACGATGTGCTCGGCAAATTCTATGCACAGCAATTCAAGGAATCATACGAAAACTCATTGAGTGATGAGGTGGTCTATATCGGGCCACACAAAATGACCGATTCTTTAAAAGATGCAGGTTACGACCTGGAGGCTGGCTCGCAGCTCACAACTCACAACTTGTCCCGCCATAGCGGGAGCTCGCAGCTTACGATTGGCCAGCTCTTGTTAAGTCCCACCCGTACTTATGCTCCTTTGCTAAAAGAATTGTTCAACAAGCATTTTGATGCCATTCATGGGTTGATCCATTGCAGTGGCGGCGGGCAAACCAAATGCATGAAATACCTGCCCGGTGATTTCCGCATTGTAAAGGACAACTTGTTTGAACCACCGGTGATATTCAAGATCATTCAAAAAGCTTCCGGCAGCGACCTGCGCGAAATGTACCAGGTATTCAATATGGGCCACCGCCTCGAAGTATTTACGCCAGAAGCATCTGCCGCCGCGATAATACAAGCGGCAGAAGCCCTGGGCATTGAAGCAAAGATCGTGGGTAGGGTAGAGGCCGGTACCAAAAAAGAACTGGTACTCAGGACCGCCGGTGAAGAGATCATATTTTAG
- a CDS encoding BlaI/MecI/CopY family transcriptional regulator, whose product MKPLTKAEEQVMLVVWDLGQGFLKDIMEHIPEPKPHSNTVATLLKILIEKEFVEYEVQGRNNLYKPRVSKAAYGQKSVNQLVKGYFEGSPAKLVSQFVSDNKLSQEELQKLLEQIKNAQNNQ is encoded by the coding sequence ATGAAACCACTCACCAAAGCAGAAGAACAGGTTATGCTGGTCGTATGGGACCTGGGCCAGGGCTTTTTAAAGGACATTATGGAGCATATCCCGGAACCAAAGCCCCATTCCAATACGGTGGCTACGCTGTTAAAAATCCTGATAGAGAAAGAGTTTGTGGAATATGAGGTGCAGGGCCGTAATAACCTGTACAAACCCAGGGTGAGTAAGGCGGCTTATGGCCAGAAAAGTGTTAACCAGCTGGTGAAGGGATATTTTGAAGGTTCTCCCGCAAAGCTCGTGTCGCAATTTGTGAGTGACAACAAACTGAGCCAGGAAGAGCTGCAAAAACTGCTGGAACAGATCAAAAACGCCCAAAACAACCAATAA
- a CDS encoding M56 family metallopeptidase, which yields MLILSYLGKMVLCSGILLGYYWLFLRNRRFHHYNRFYLLATLLLSFVLPLFKIPVFNEATDTLNQVAYQTARAVTLQPFVQQVAIPVQETSSFFTLTNLLWVLYGTGVLVLLVILGRSIWHIRKIAKRYPYEVVERIKFYQTHEPGTPFSFFRSIFWNKELNLTSPQEQQVFRHELFHVQEKHSADIMLAELITAAAWFNPFFYLIKKELKVIHEFLADQFAASESNHYQYAELLVQQVMTSRKLSVSHHFFQNQLKRRIAMITQLNQSKYGYWSRVMVLPILVVLFLSVSLHAQERKRDKGNTERTTANVKGEEPVVPHEVYEEIKKQGQVVVGEVLRLPVAQFRERIHNEGSELDVSLVTNWWVIEIEKRDKKYKSYAKIPDVQKGFERALVENIAEQKYLLIKKMNKMQSTGYKSRLPRELELQLLDEYVKGLEEEGLSLLQQLNEIKNNQP from the coding sequence ATGCTCATTTTATCCTACCTGGGGAAGATGGTGCTTTGCTCCGGCATCCTGCTGGGCTATTACTGGCTTTTCCTGCGCAACAGGCGTTTTCACCACTACAACCGGTTTTACCTGCTGGCTACCCTCCTGCTTTCTTTTGTGTTGCCTTTGTTCAAGATACCGGTGTTTAATGAAGCTACCGACACCCTGAACCAGGTGGCCTACCAAACGGCCAGGGCGGTTACCTTGCAGCCATTCGTACAGCAGGTAGCTATACCGGTACAGGAAACTTCCTCCTTTTTTACGCTTACGAACTTACTATGGGTATTGTATGGCACCGGCGTACTGGTATTGCTGGTCATACTGGGGCGTTCTATATGGCATATCCGCAAAATAGCGAAACGCTACCCCTATGAAGTGGTGGAGAGAATAAAGTTTTACCAGACTCATGAACCGGGTACTCCTTTTTCCTTTTTCCGGTCTATTTTCTGGAATAAGGAATTGAACCTCACCAGCCCGCAGGAACAACAGGTATTCCGCCATGAGTTATTCCATGTACAGGAAAAGCACAGCGCCGATATAATGCTGGCCGAATTGATCACAGCCGCAGCCTGGTTTAACCCCTTCTTTTATCTCATCAAAAAAGAATTGAAGGTCATTCATGAATTCCTGGCCGATCAATTTGCAGCTTCTGAGAGCAATCACTATCAATATGCCGAACTGCTGGTACAGCAGGTAATGACCAGCCGCAAACTGTCTGTCTCCCATCACTTTTTCCAAAACCAGCTGAAAAGACGGATTGCCATGATCACGCAACTCAATCAATCAAAATATGGCTATTGGAGCCGGGTAATGGTATTGCCCATCCTGGTGGTGCTCTTCTTATCGGTGAGCCTGCACGCCCAGGAACGGAAACGGGATAAGGGCAATACTGAACGGACAACAGCCAATGTAAAGGGGGAAGAGCCGGTGGTTCCCCATGAAGTTTACGAAGAAATTAAGAAGCAGGGCCAGGTGGTGGTAGGTGAAGTACTGAGATTACCTGTTGCTCAATTCAGGGAACGCATCCATAATGAAGGCAGCGAGCTCGATGTATCGCTGGTTACTAACTGGTGGGTAATAGAGATAGAGAAAAGAGATAAAAAATACAAGAGCTATGCAAAAATCCCAGATGTACAGAAAGGATTTGAACGGGCACTTGTCGAAAATATAGCCGAACAAAAGTATCTGCTGATCAAGAAGATGAACAAGATGCAAAGTACTGGCTATAAAAGCAGGTTGCCCCGGGAATTAGAGTTGCAGCTCCTGGACGAATATGTGAAGGGATTGGAAGAGGAGGGCCTAAGCCTGTTACAACAGCTCAATGAGATTAAAAACAACCAGCCATGA
- a CDS encoding DUF4249 family protein, whose protein sequence is MLKRLVLVILLVGTLVSCEKAISFTPRNAEPAVVIEATIENGQPPIVILSHSLHYFSKISPDSLAASFIHQAEINISNGSKTHRLKEYALPANNGYTVYYYSIDSANLATAFPGEFNKSYSLQVKTGGKEYTAVTTIPNLTKTFDSLWWLPAPSNPDTGKVIIMGRTTDPPGFGNYIRYFTQSNGDPFLPGLNSVFDDQIVDGKTYEVQVEHGVDRNESIDLEDYAFFNRGDVVSVKLCNIDKATFDFWRTMEYNYTSIGNPFSSPVKVLSNIQGGGLGYFGGYAVQYSTLVIPR, encoded by the coding sequence ATGCTCAAGCGCCTGGTACTGGTAATACTCCTGGTAGGAACCTTGGTGTCCTGCGAAAAGGCTATTTCTTTTACACCCCGCAATGCAGAGCCGGCTGTGGTGATAGAAGCCACTATTGAGAACGGGCAGCCGCCCATCGTCATTCTTTCCCATAGCCTCCATTATTTTAGCAAAATATCACCCGATTCATTGGCCGCCTCCTTTATTCACCAGGCCGAGATCAATATTTCAAATGGCAGCAAGACCCACCGCCTCAAAGAATATGCTTTACCAGCCAATAATGGCTATACCGTCTATTACTATTCCATCGACTCCGCCAACCTGGCCACCGCTTTCCCCGGAGAATTCAACAAAAGCTATTCCCTGCAGGTAAAAACCGGTGGGAAAGAATATACCGCCGTAACTACCATTCCCAACCTTACCAAAACCTTTGATTCTCTTTGGTGGCTGCCTGCACCCAGTAATCCCGATACCGGCAAGGTCATTATCATGGGGCGCACCACCGATCCCCCCGGTTTTGGTAATTATATCCGGTATTTTACCCAGTCCAATGGAGACCCTTTCCTGCCAGGGCTCAATTCCGTGTTTGATGACCAGATCGTAGATGGGAAAACCTATGAGGTACAGGTGGAGCATGGTGTAGACAGGAATGAGTCCATCGACCTGGAAGACTATGCCTTCTTCAACCGGGGCGATGTGGTGAGTGTGAAGTTGTGTAATATTGACAAAGCAACCTTCGATTTCTGGCGCACCATGGAGTACAATTACACCAGTATTGGCAATCCCTTTTCTTCTCCCGTTAAAGTGCTCAGCAATATACAAGGAGGCGGGTTGGGCTATTTTGGCGGCTACGCCGTGCAGTATTCTACCCTGGTGATCCCCCGGTGA
- the trxB gene encoding thioredoxin-disulfide reductase, whose product MESEKVHCLIIGSGPAGYTAAIYAARANMKPVLYQGIQPGGQLTITTEVENYPGYADGVQGPEMMIHFEKQATRMGADIRFGLATKVDFSQQPYKVWIDDEKLVEADAVIIATGASAKWLGLESEERLNGFGVSACAVCDGFFFRTKEVAIVGAGDTAAEEALYLSKLASTVHMFVRRDSMRASKVMQDRVLATPNIKVYWNTETDEVLGENKVDAVRIKNIKTGEKQTIAISGFFVAIGHEPNSTIFKGVIDMDEAGYIKTIPGTSKTNIEGVFAAGDVQDKIYRQAVTAAGSGCMAALDAERYLSAKGLV is encoded by the coding sequence ATGGAAAGCGAAAAAGTACATTGTTTGATTATAGGATCCGGACCGGCAGGATATACAGCCGCTATCTATGCAGCACGGGCTAATATGAAGCCCGTATTGTACCAGGGTATTCAGCCCGGCGGTCAATTAACCATTACTACCGAGGTGGAAAACTATCCGGGTTATGCCGATGGTGTTCAAGGCCCTGAAATGATGATCCATTTCGAAAAGCAGGCTACCCGCATGGGCGCTGATATTCGCTTTGGACTGGCTACAAAGGTTGATTTTTCTCAACAGCCCTATAAAGTGTGGATCGATGATGAAAAGCTGGTAGAAGCAGATGCCGTGATCATTGCTACCGGCGCCTCCGCCAAATGGCTGGGCCTGGAAAGTGAAGAGCGCCTCAATGGTTTTGGGGTGAGCGCTTGTGCTGTATGTGATGGCTTTTTCTTCCGCACCAAGGAAGTAGCCATTGTGGGCGCTGGCGATACAGCTGCCGAGGAAGCCCTTTACCTGTCCAAGCTGGCTTCTACCGTGCATATGTTTGTGCGTCGTGATTCCATGCGTGCCTCTAAAGTAATGCAGGACAGGGTGCTGGCTACCCCCAATATCAAAGTATATTGGAATACCGAAACAGATGAAGTGCTGGGCGAGAACAAAGTAGATGCTGTTCGCATTAAGAATATCAAGACCGGCGAAAAGCAAACCATTGCCATCAGTGGTTTCTTTGTAGCCATCGGCCATGAGCCCAATTCCACCATCTTTAAAGGAGTGATCGATATGGATGAAGCCGGTTATATCAAAACCATTCCCGGTACCTCCAAAACGAATATAGAAGGTGTTTTTGCAGCCGGTGATGTGCAGGATAAGATATACCGCCAGGCTGTAACGGCTGCCGGTAGCGGCTGTATGGCTGCCCTGGATGCAGAACGTTATTTATCGGCCAAAGGACTGGTCTGA
- a CDS encoding sigma-70 family RNA polymerase sigma factor: MRQLKIATQITNRDSQAVEKYLQEISKIPMITPEEETVLAQRIKMGDQKALDKLVQANLRFVVSVAKQYQHQGLSLSDLINEGNLGLIKAAQRFDETKGFKFISYAVWWIRQSILQALAEQGRLVRLPQNKIGTYNKANKAYMAFEQEHEREPSTEELAELLEMSETEINNIFQSNTRHTSLDAPVHEAEDVAMGDLLEGGDDTDDDVMKDSLRNEIRRVLKSLSPREAEIVNAYFGLDGENGVTIEQIGQKYDLTKERIRQIKERAIKRLQKARYSNALKAYLG, translated from the coding sequence ATGAGACAGCTCAAAATTGCTACCCAGATAACTAATCGCGACTCGCAGGCAGTAGAGAAATATCTGCAGGAAATCTCTAAAATTCCAATGATCACTCCTGAAGAGGAAACTGTACTCGCCCAACGGATCAAGATGGGCGATCAGAAAGCATTGGATAAGTTAGTACAGGCTAACCTACGTTTCGTGGTATCCGTGGCTAAGCAGTATCAACACCAGGGCTTATCCCTCAGTGATCTGATCAACGAGGGTAACCTCGGTCTGATCAAAGCTGCTCAGCGTTTCGATGAAACCAAAGGTTTTAAATTCATCTCTTACGCCGTTTGGTGGATCCGTCAGTCTATCCTGCAGGCTTTGGCCGAACAGGGTCGTCTCGTACGCCTTCCTCAAAATAAGATCGGAACTTATAATAAGGCCAACAAAGCTTATATGGCTTTCGAACAGGAGCATGAGCGCGAGCCCAGCACCGAAGAACTGGCCGAGTTACTTGAAATGAGCGAAACCGAGATCAACAATATTTTCCAGAGCAATACCCGTCACACTTCCCTCGATGCCCCTGTGCATGAAGCAGAAGATGTGGCCATGGGCGACCTCCTCGAAGGTGGCGATGATACCGATGATGATGTGATGAAAGACTCCCTGCGCAATGAGATCCGCCGGGTACTGAAGTCCCTCAGCCCCCGTGAAGCAGAGATCGTAAACGCTTATTTTGGCCTGGATGGCGAAAATGGTGTTACCATTGAGCAGATCGGTCAGAAATACGATCTTACCAAAGAACGTATCCGTCAGATCAAGGAAAGAGCGATCAAACGTTTACAGAAAGCCCGTTACAGCAACGCGCTCAAAGCATATTTAGGTTAG
- a CDS encoding AhpC/TSA family protein, whose translation MKYLFLMICSLSMLMVRAQQQVTINARVTGLKEGDKVFLISNHQDWRDSALVKDDRFQFKLSVPEGSAYTMQLTRAYLDGQFREFYLEEGTLNLEIKQGVFYNCRISGGSFAKDQQDFYTRIDQLNFHQKIAVNGKKLQEAQKNKDTATQTVLEKECKQLLALRNSAAQQWAVQHSSSPVSSFALYSLGMPNNMQQMEELLNKLSTAARNNAPGKYFQQKVEAWKATAIGKIAPDFVQNDTADKPVTLQDFRGKYVLIDFWASWCAPCRAENPTLIAAWQKYKDKNFTILSVSLDDKKEPWLKAIQKDQLPWTHISDLRSWDNAIARQYGIGSVPANLLLDPEGRIIAKNLRGEGLEKQLAATLH comes from the coding sequence ATGAAATACCTGTTTCTAATGATATGCTCATTGAGCATGTTAATGGTCCGTGCGCAACAACAAGTGACCATCAATGCCAGGGTCACGGGCCTGAAAGAAGGCGATAAGGTCTTCCTGATCTCCAATCATCAGGACTGGCGCGATTCAGCATTGGTAAAAGATGACCGGTTTCAGTTCAAGCTGTCCGTACCGGAAGGCAGCGCCTATACCATGCAGCTTACGCGCGCCTATCTTGACGGCCAATTCCGGGAGTTCTACCTGGAAGAAGGTACACTCAACCTGGAGATCAAACAGGGGGTATTTTACAACTGTCGTATTTCAGGAGGTTCTTTTGCAAAAGATCAACAGGATTTTTATACGCGCATAGACCAGCTCAATTTTCACCAAAAGATAGCAGTCAATGGTAAAAAATTACAGGAAGCTCAAAAAAATAAGGATACAGCTACCCAAACTGTACTCGAAAAGGAGTGTAAACAACTCCTTGCCTTGCGGAATTCGGCCGCCCAACAATGGGCCGTTCAACACAGCAGCTCTCCCGTGAGCAGCTTTGCCCTGTATAGCCTTGGTATGCCCAACAATATGCAGCAAATGGAAGAATTGCTGAACAAGCTATCCACTGCTGCCAGGAATAATGCACCGGGCAAGTACTTCCAGCAAAAAGTAGAAGCATGGAAAGCTACCGCGATCGGGAAAATAGCCCCGGACTTTGTACAAAATGATACAGCCGACAAGCCGGTGACCCTACAGGATTTTCGCGGTAAATACGTATTGATCGATTTTTGGGCAAGCTGGTGTGCTCCCTGCCGCGCAGAGAATCCCACTCTCATAGCGGCCTGGCAGAAATACAAAGACAAGAACTTTACGATACTCAGTGTTTCCCTGGACGATAAAAAGGAGCCTTGGTTAAAAGCTATTCAAAAGGATCAGCTTCCCTGGACGCATATCTCCGATCTCAGATCCTGGGATAATGCAATTGCCCGGCAATATGGTATTGGGTCTGTACCCGCCAATTTATTGCTAGATCCGGAAGGCAGGATCATAGCCAAAAACCTCCGGGGAGAAGGGCTGGAAAAACAACTGGCAGCCACACTCCATTGA
- a CDS encoding M56 family metallopeptidase — protein MILITYLGKMVLCSGILLGYYWLFLRNRRFHHYNRFYLLATLVLSIVLPFIRIPVFEDPGMLNQVAYNTARIVTLPPVAQPEGKPLEELQSSTLFTLSNLLWLLYSIGLVFLLYTLVRGLWYIRKISRRYSFEVVEKLKFYQTREPGTPFSFFRSIFWNDQLNFNSAQGQQIFRHELFHVQQQHTADILLAEAITMLGWFNPFFYLIKKELKAIHEFLADQYAASGSNQYQYAELLVQQVLTYRQQSLPHHFFQNQLKRRIAMITQLNQSKYGYWSRVMVLPVSLLLFFSVTLYAGQQKEKQAGSPDNTTVVNQENDVYRTDTTPTLKLKAAKEALMEQNRNQQLLFEKIQQDNMEKKLQELKYEAELRERIKDSVMYYNDNKEQAYHNKEKMFYEEKVKGTELEKIRARQEVLTQILKKKETQADKNINTLLQKELQELKVQEKVLQEKDYTEKAAKDHVYDQALKTEGDIALVLQKKAAEQLETHVAKETKMQYERAELQQKQKVDALKLQLEKEQALLEAAQARKKERLEFDQIELAKNPRMLYAEDTVQKTIIRFFNKNFRYPVEMLDHGGEGSIWYAVSLDETGKLKDYEIYPSAPAAAQGHVQPIVIVGFVHKDKVPGSPLSEERIRELMNAEVKNLSAKNASIFGPHTVTPGRYFYKATFRLEKGK, from the coding sequence ATGATACTTATAACGTACCTGGGAAAAATGGTGCTTTGCTCCGGCATCCTGTTGGGTTATTATTGGCTTTTCCTGCGCAACAGGCGCTTCCACCATTACAACCGGTTTTACCTGCTGGCTACGCTGGTATTGTCCATTGTATTGCCATTTATCAGGATACCGGTATTCGAAGACCCCGGCATGCTGAACCAGGTAGCTTATAATACAGCCAGGATTGTGACACTGCCACCGGTAGCGCAACCGGAGGGTAAACCTCTGGAGGAACTGCAGTCTTCCACTTTGTTTACACTCTCCAACCTGTTGTGGCTGCTGTACAGTATTGGTCTGGTATTTCTATTATATACCCTTGTACGCGGCCTGTGGTATATCCGGAAAATATCGAGACGTTATTCCTTTGAAGTAGTGGAAAAATTAAAGTTCTACCAAACCCGGGAACCGGGAACGCCTTTTTCGTTTTTCCGCTCCATCTTCTGGAATGATCAGCTGAATTTCAACAGTGCACAAGGTCAACAGATCTTCCGCCATGAATTGTTTCATGTGCAGCAGCAGCATACGGCTGATATATTACTGGCAGAGGCAATCACGATGCTTGGATGGTTCAACCCCTTTTTCTACCTCATTAAAAAGGAACTGAAAGCCATTCATGAATTCCTGGCGGATCAATATGCAGCCTCGGGCAGCAACCAGTACCAATATGCAGAACTACTGGTGCAGCAGGTGCTGACCTATCGTCAGCAATCGTTGCCGCATCACTTTTTTCAAAATCAATTAAAAAGACGCATTGCTATGATCACTCAACTCAACCAATCCAAATACGGATACTGGAGCCGGGTAATGGTATTACCTGTGTCGCTCCTCTTGTTCTTTTCGGTAACCTTATATGCCGGGCAGCAAAAAGAAAAGCAAGCCGGATCTCCTGATAACACTACTGTTGTGAACCAGGAAAATGACGTTTACCGTACGGACACCACACCCACCCTTAAGCTGAAAGCAGCCAAAGAGGCCCTAATGGAACAGAACCGCAACCAACAGCTCTTGTTCGAAAAAATACAGCAAGACAACATGGAGAAAAAATTGCAGGAATTAAAATACGAGGCGGAACTGAGAGAAAGAATTAAGGATTCTGTAATGTATTATAACGATAATAAAGAGCAAGCGTACCACAACAAAGAAAAAATGTTCTATGAAGAAAAGGTAAAAGGAACGGAGCTCGAAAAGATCCGTGCCAGGCAGGAAGTGCTGACACAAATTTTAAAGAAGAAAGAGACACAGGCAGATAAAAACATAAATACCCTCTTGCAAAAGGAACTGCAGGAATTGAAGGTCCAGGAAAAGGTATTGCAGGAAAAGGACTATACAGAGAAGGCCGCCAAAGACCACGTGTATGACCAGGCATTAAAGACGGAAGGAGATATAGCCCTCGTACTGCAAAAGAAAGCAGCGGAGCAGCTTGAGACGCATGTGGCTAAAGAGACCAAGATGCAATATGAAAGAGCGGAGCTCCAGCAAAAGCAAAAAGTAGATGCGCTTAAGTTGCAGCTCGAAAAGGAACAAGCCTTACTGGAAGCAGCCCAAGCGCGGAAGAAAGAAAGACTGGAGTTTGACCAAATAGAGCTGGCCAAAAACCCCAGGATGCTGTATGCTGAAGACACGGTACAAAAAACAATTATCCGCTTTTTCAATAAGAACTTCCGGTATCCGGTGGAAATGCTGGATCATGGCGGAGAAGGATCGATCTGGTATGCTGTTTCACTGGATGAAACAGGTAAACTGAAGGATTATGAAATATACCCATCGGCGCCGGCTGCTGCGCAAGGCCATGTGCAGCCTATTGTGATCGTAGGATTTGTTCATAAAGACAAGGTGCCGGGTTCTCCATTAAGCGAAGAAAGGATCAGGGAGTTGATGAATGCGGAAGTAAAGAACCTGTCAGCAAAAAACGCTTCTATCTTTGGTCCTCATACAGTAACCCCCGGCCGTTATTTTTATAAAGCGACTTTCAGGCTTGAAAAAGGGAAATAA